The following are encoded in a window of Egibacteraceae bacterium genomic DNA:
- a CDS encoding YetF domain-containing protein codes for MFFDDWNALLRTAVVAPLAYLVLLLVLRVSGKRALSQLNAFDLIVSVALGSVLASVAVSPDVSLAGGATAFALLAGLQYAAASLSTRLPGFQRLIKAAPTLLVRDGSLLEEAMERQRVTHAAILQVLRQEGLSSVDDVAAVVLETDGSFSVVRDAPEPGRRATLENVAGWT; via the coding sequence ATGTTCTTCGACGACTGGAATGCCCTGCTTCGGACGGCGGTGGTCGCGCCCCTGGCGTACCTCGTCCTGCTGCTGGTCCTCCGCGTGTCCGGCAAGCGCGCGCTCAGCCAGCTGAACGCCTTCGACCTGATCGTCAGCGTGGCGCTGGGGTCGGTGCTCGCCAGCGTCGCGGTGTCCCCCGACGTCAGCTTGGCCGGGGGCGCGACCGCGTTCGCCTTGCTGGCGGGGCTGCAGTACGCCGCCGCCTCGCTGTCCACGCGGCTGCCCGGGTTCCAACGCCTGATCAAGGCGGCGCCCACCTTGCTGGTGCGCGACGGCAGCCTGCTCGAGGAGGCGATGGAACGCCAGCGCGTCACCCATGCGGCGATCCTGCAGGTCCTGCGCCAGGAAGGGCTCTCCAGCGTGGACGACGTGGCCGCTGTCGTGCTGGAGACCGACGGCTCGTTCAGTGTGGTGCGTGACGCCCCCGAGCCCGGCCGCCGCGCCACGCTCGAGAACGTCGCGGGCTGGACGTGA
- a CDS encoding helix-turn-helix transcriptional regulator, whose product MSSVQETLRSQRERLGQSRATAAARTKLPDHVPAALESGQLALDDATTLAYVRIYARHLGLDAEELLRDCAVDEPFDVDEGPMLRRPPRWRGLGGSRVPLGIVLGVLGLACLVFAASIGGGDAGGPVDVKLGASSPGPVDAVEGSGRSAAGDDDSRSGSGTDDGREGSEEPGGDAAAGAAEVPGGGVPGSGLPGSDVPGSDVPGAAGPEGGVAGTAGPEGGVPGAAGPEGGVAGTAGLGGVAGTAGPGTTAVPGADTAARDAPAPTAAASPPGRAPGQTRVQLLHHGGIARPTVEEVHAVLQSLGYQVTHVNLLPTPVVGRTTVQAVEGWMVEAEALRQRDPRFGNVEPNRVFSTEVDLHVIIGTDWPGQV is encoded by the coding sequence ATGTCCAGCGTCCAGGAGACCCTGCGCAGCCAGCGGGAACGCCTGGGCCAGTCCCGGGCGACGGCGGCTGCTCGGACCAAGCTGCCCGACCACGTGCCCGCGGCGCTGGAATCGGGCCAGCTGGCGTTGGACGACGCGACGACGCTGGCCTACGTGCGCATCTACGCCCGGCATCTGGGGCTCGACGCCGAGGAGCTGCTGCGCGACTGCGCGGTCGACGAGCCGTTCGACGTCGACGAGGGCCCGATGCTGCGCCGGCCACCCCGCTGGCGCGGGCTGGGGGGCAGCCGCGTGCCGCTGGGGATCGTGCTGGGGGTCCTCGGGCTGGCGTGCCTGGTCTTCGCGGCGAGCATCGGGGGGGGCGACGCGGGCGGCCCGGTCGACGTCAAGCTCGGCGCATCCTCGCCCGGCCCGGTGGATGCCGTCGAGGGATCCGGCCGCTCCGCTGCAGGCGATGACGATTCCCGCTCCGGGTCGGGGACGGACGACGGCCGCGAGGGATCCGAGGAGCCCGGCGGGGATGCTGCCGCCGGCGCGGCTGAGGTACCCGGGGGTGGGGTGCCGGGGTCCGGCCTGCCGGGGTCCGACGTGCCGGGGTCCGACGTGCCGGGGGCGGCGGGGCCCGAGGGTGGCGTGGCGGGCACGGCGGGGCCCGAGGGTGGCGTGCCGGGGGCGGCGGGGCCCGAAGGTGGCGTGGCGGGCACCGCGGGGCTGGGTGGCGTGGCGGGGACGGCGGGGCCCGGAACGACTGCGGTGCCCGGCGCGGACACGGCGGCCCGCGACGCGCCGGCCCCCACCGCCGCGGCGAGCCCGCCGGGCAGAGCCCCGGGGCAGACCCGGGTGCAGCTCCTGCACCACGGCGGCATCGCCCGGCCCACGGTCGAGGAGGTCCACGCGGTGCTGCAGTCGCTGGGCTACCAGGTCACCCACGTGAACCTGCTCCCGACCCCGGTGGTCGGTCGCACCACCGTGCAGGCGGTCGAGGGGTGGATGGTGGAGGCGGAGGCACTGCGCCAGCGCGACCCGCGTTTCGGCAACGTCGAGCCCAACCGGGTGTTCTCCACCGAGGTGGACCTGCACGTCATCATCGGCACCGACTGGCCCGGGCAGGTCTAG
- a CDS encoding inositol monophosphatase family protein codes for MSTPPEVSHLAARELAAQAGSLLLDLRTHAGADPKALGDEGDARAHALLVTGIAERFPDDAVLSEEAPDDAARLAAARVWIVDPLDGTREYTEEGRDDWAVHVALWQAGDLAAGAVALPALDVVYATDAPPTVPPAAEGRALRFVVSRTRPPAWAGGVADELGAELVPLGSAGAKAMAVVRGDVDAYLHDGGQYEWDVAAPTAVARAAGLHVCRVDGAPPTFNKPDAYSPDILVCRAHLADRLLDSIARHREA; via the coding sequence ATGAGCACCCCACCGGAGGTCTCCCATCTGGCCGCCCGCGAGCTCGCCGCGCAGGCGGGGTCGCTGCTGCTCGACCTGCGCACGCACGCCGGCGCGGACCCCAAGGCCCTCGGGGACGAGGGCGACGCGCGCGCACACGCGCTGCTCGTCACGGGCATCGCCGAGCGGTTCCCCGACGACGCGGTCCTGTCCGAGGAGGCCCCCGACGACGCCGCGCGGCTGGCCGCGGCCCGGGTGTGGATCGTCGACCCGCTCGACGGTACCCGCGAGTACACCGAGGAGGGCCGGGACGACTGGGCGGTGCACGTGGCCCTGTGGCAGGCCGGCGATCTGGCCGCCGGGGCGGTGGCGCTGCCCGCCCTCGACGTGGTGTACGCCACCGACGCGCCGCCGACGGTGCCCCCCGCCGCCGAGGGGCGGGCCCTGCGCTTCGTCGTGAGCCGCACCCGCCCCCCGGCGTGGGCCGGCGGCGTCGCCGACGAGCTCGGCGCGGAGCTCGTGCCGCTCGGATCGGCGGGGGCGAAGGCGATGGCGGTGGTGCGCGGCGACGTCGACGCCTACCTGCACGACGGCGGCCAGTACGAGTGGGACGTCGCGGCGCCCACGGCCGTGGCCAGGGCCGCCGGGCTCCACGTCTGCCGCGTGGACGGCGCCCCGCCCACCTTCAACAAGCCCGATGCCTACTCCCCCGACATCCTCGTGTGCCGTGCGCACCTCGCCGACCGCCTCCTGGATTCCATCGCCCGCCACCGGGAGGCCTGA
- a CDS encoding helix-turn-helix domain-containing protein — MAVIPSEEQDGTGVRGIGDTLRQERVRRGLTLEQAARDAGVPRLVVQGLEQGALAQNDVKTSAYLRMYARSLGLDAEARVRDLTGEELVPGDPAHAEGAGPAWGTPGPDGAMPARRRPQGLWLVLVFVAAALVAAGVTAGVLTANQGAGVDLVAPDVDVDPDGQATGDPDAGDPDVEDPDADTGPARSPTPDPEPEPTPEPEPEPEPAGRAPEDTRVQVLHGPEQAPVVDDVVATLEAMGYQVVRVSAARTAFPSTTVLYSEGWEPEAEALAARDARFAEVAANSAFSAEVHLHVGVGPDWPVPDEERA, encoded by the coding sequence ATGGCGGTCATCCCCTCCGAAGAACAGGACGGTACCGGCGTGCGCGGCATCGGCGACACTCTGCGCCAGGAACGGGTGCGCCGAGGGCTCACCCTCGAGCAGGCGGCCCGGGACGCCGGCGTGCCGAGGCTGGTCGTGCAGGGCCTGGAGCAGGGGGCCCTGGCCCAAAACGACGTCAAGACCAGCGCATACCTGCGGATGTACGCGCGCTCGCTGGGGCTGGACGCTGAGGCGCGGGTGCGCGACCTCACCGGCGAGGAGCTCGTGCCCGGCGATCCCGCGCACGCCGAGGGGGCGGGGCCCGCGTGGGGGACGCCCGGGCCCGATGGCGCAATGCCAGCACGCCGCCGGCCGCAGGGCCTGTGGCTGGTGCTGGTGTTCGTGGCGGCGGCCCTGGTGGCGGCAGGGGTCACCGCGGGAGTACTGACGGCGAACCAGGGCGCCGGGGTGGATCTGGTCGCGCCCGACGTCGATGTCGACCCCGACGGGCAAGCCACCGGCGACCCCGACGCCGGCGACCCCGACGTCGAGGACCCCGACGCCGATACCGGACCCGCACGGAGTCCGACTCCCGACCCGGAGCCCGAGCCCACCCCGGAGCCAGAGCCCGAGCCCGAACCGGCCGGGCGCGCGCCCGAGGACACCCGGGTCCAGGTGCTCCACGGCCCCGAGCAGGCGCCGGTGGTCGACGACGTGGTCGCCACCCTGGAGGCCATGGGCTACCAGGTCGTCCGGGTCAGCGCCGCGCGCACGGCCTTCCCGTCGACCACGGTGCTCTACAGCGAGGGCTGGGAGCCCGAGGCCGAGGCGCTCGCCGCCCGTGACGCCCGCTTCGCCGAGGTCGCGGCCAACTCCGCCTTCTCCGCGGAGGTCCACCTGCACGTGGGGGTCGGGCCGGATTGGCCGGTGCCGGACGAGGAGCGGGCGTGA
- a CDS encoding protein phosphatase 2C domain-containing protein: MANGVVTLWGDEHTVLDEVVDAAVDGHAAVALSRGRYPKPYEHVDPNEDGVLAATGPGGRLLAVVDGHFGFDAARAALAAVAERAPDVVQQAPARPVAAVEALCGAALRAVITAVGEATGERADSRTALTLALVVGDHLYVATYGDTVCVRERAGRGKAVGDDAGFLGPDSFIPAVTRVRVRPQDRVAVASDGLTTYLGRDWVGHTAAILARAEDPRWAARALIELAMDGGAGDHVAVGVLA, encoded by the coding sequence ATGGCGAACGGCGTGGTCACGCTGTGGGGTGACGAGCACACGGTGCTCGACGAGGTCGTGGACGCCGCGGTCGACGGGCACGCTGCGGTGGCCCTCAGCCGCGGGCGCTACCCCAAGCCCTACGAGCACGTCGACCCCAACGAGGACGGGGTGCTCGCCGCGACCGGCCCGGGCGGGCGACTGCTCGCCGTGGTCGACGGGCACTTCGGCTTCGACGCGGCCCGTGCCGCGCTGGCCGCGGTGGCCGAGCGCGCCCCGGACGTGGTCCAGCAGGCGCCCGCCCGCCCCGTCGCCGCCGTGGAGGCGCTCTGCGGGGCGGCCCTGCGGGCAGTCATCACGGCGGTCGGCGAGGCGACAGGTGAGCGGGCGGACAGCCGCACGGCGCTGACCCTGGCACTGGTGGTCGGCGACCACCTGTACGTGGCGACCTACGGCGACACCGTCTGCGTGCGCGAACGGGCGGGCCGGGGCAAGGCGGTCGGCGACGACGCGGGCTTCCTCGGGCCGGACAGCTTCATCCCCGCCGTGACCCGGGTGCGGGTCCGCCCCCAGGACCGGGTGGCCGTGGCCTCCGACGGCCTCACCACCTACCTGGGCCGGGACTGGGTCGGACACACCGCCGCGATCCTTGCCCGCGCCGAGGACCCGCGCTGGGCGGCGCGTGCGCTCATCGAGCTCGCGATGGACGGCGGGGCCGGCGATCACGTCGCGGTCGGAGTGCTGGCCTAA
- a CDS encoding DUF2905 domain-containing protein: MDSRTVGLVIVALGVATIVVGLLVATGGLSWFGRLPGDLRYEGEHTRVYVPITSMILVSVVLTLVVSLLGRWR, from the coding sequence ATGGACTCGCGCACCGTCGGCCTGGTGATCGTCGCGCTCGGCGTGGCGACGATCGTGGTCGGCCTGCTGGTGGCGACCGGTGGGCTGTCCTGGTTCGGGCGGTTGCCCGGCGACCTGCGCTACGAGGGCGAGCACACCCGGGTGTACGTCCCGATCACCTCGATGATCCTCGTGTCGGTCGTGCTGACGCTGGTGGTGTCGCTGCTCGGTCGGTGGCGCTGA